The genomic window GATTATGGATCATATCAACGAAAAAAAATTGAATACGCTGGTAATCGTTATCACCGGGAATGTTTCAACCGAATCAGCAATCGGGGCTTTGAGGAGAGGAGCCTATGATTATATCAGAAAACCGTTTGAGCCGGAAGAATTGCTACTGACGGTAAAAAACGGCCTTGATCACCGGAGATTGAAAAGGGAGAATGACGTTGTAAACAATAAATTGGTGCTGTCAGAAAATCGTTACAAGTTTCTGGTCCAAAATTCTCCTGACATCATTTATACGCTGGACAATCAGGGTAACTTCACGTTTGTCAGCAATGCCGTTGAGCGGCTTTTAAATTATACCATTGAACAGCTTGTTGGAAAGCACTATTCTATAATTGTTCATGAAGCTGATTTGGAAAAAGCCAGATGGTTTTTTGCCGAAAGAAGAACCGGCGACCGCGCAGCTTCAGGAATTGAATTGAGATTAAAAGTTCGTAACGGCAACGGCCGGTTTAAGCATTCCGAAGCTAAACACCTTACAATTGAATTGAAATCAAACGGCATCTATGACAGGCCGGCCACGGAAAAGGACAAAGCATTCCTTGGGACCCATGGCGTTGCCAGAGACATAACTGTTAGAAAGCAGCTTGAAAACCAGTTACATCATGCGCAAAGAATGGAAGCTTTAGGTACCTTGGCCGGCGGCATTTCCCATGACTTTAATAATTTGCTTATGGGAATACAGGGGCGGGCCTCTTTGATGTTGATGGATATTGATTCCTCCCATCCCCATTTTGAGCATCTTGTCGGAATAGAAGCTTATGTTAAGAGTGCTGCGGATCTGACAAAACAGCTCCTGGGGCTTGCCAGGGGCGGTAAATATGAAGTTAAACCGACAGATCTTAACAATTTGATCAAGAAGACTTCAAGGATGTTTGGCCGTACCAGAAAAGAAATCAGAATACGGGGAAAATATGAGCAAAATCGCTTTGTTTCAGAGGTCGATGAAGGGCAGATGGAACTGGTGCTTTTGAATCTTTTTGTCAATGCTTGGCAAGCAATGCCTGAAGGCGGGGAATTATATCTTGAAACTGAAAATGTTCTGCTTGATGACGGCTTTGTGAAGCCATATGGGCTTGAACCCGGTAAATATGCAAAAATCTCTGTTACCGATACCGGCATCGGCATGGATAAAGCCACTCGGGAAAGAATATTTGACCCGTTTTTTACGACCAAGGAGACCGGCAGGGGTACCGGATTGGGGCTTGCTTCCGCGTACGGAATCATTAAGAATCATGGCGGCATCATCAACGTTCACAGTGAAAAAGGTCAGGGCGCCACTTTTAACATATTTCTGCCGGCTTCCGAAAAGGAAGTCGCCAAAGAAAAGGAATTAACTGTAGCTATCGTCAAAGGAAAAGAAACGATTCTTTTGGTTGATGACGAGGATATCGTCATTGATGTCAGCAAAGACTTGCTGAAAAAAATGGGATATAAAGTTTTGATAGCAAAAAGCGGCCAAGCCGCTGTGGAACTATACGAAGCCAATAAGGATGAAATTGATCTGGTTATTCTTGATATGATCATGCCGGACATGGGCGGCAGCGACACTTTCGATCGACTCAAGGAAATCAACCCCAAAATAAAGGTTCTGCTTGCAAGTGGATATAGCGTTGATGGCCAGGCAACAAAGATACTGGAACGCGGTTGTAACAGTTTTATCCAGAAACCTTTCAAAATGATGGACCTGTCGAAAAAGATAAGGGAGATCTTGGACAAAGTCTAGATCGGGAACTTTAGGGCCGGATTTTCTCTGCTGTCGTTTGCTCTGTGGCTTCAGCCCCGGTTGCAAGCGGATACCCATGAACGTCCGCCCAGTTTCCGGCAGCCTCCATCAGTTTAGGGTGCCCGCTGTCAAAATAGGCTTGAGCGGTGACACCCTTGCCGTTGCTTTGCAGTATATCGATCAGCTTCGGGATCATCTTGTCTCCACCCAATTCGATAAAGCCATACACCCCATATCGGATTGAACGTTTATCACGCGAAAGCAAATCATCAGTTAGAATTTTTTGGACCTGTTCCCATTCAGCCAGCAAAAGATCTTTCTGCCCCTTGGCGATGAGATAATGGATCCGGGCGGAAGGTGTTTCGGGTTTCCAGTGAAAGCAATCAAGGGCCTGGGCGGCACTAGTGCGGATGTTCCAGTCAAACAAAGCGCCCACCAGAAAAGGGACGGCTTTCCGATCCCCTATCTTGCCTAAAATTAT from Candidatus Desulfatibia profunda includes these protein-coding regions:
- a CDS encoding response regulator, which codes for MPNIPKVLIVDDDLRMCESLAALLKHQNYELKTCSSGRNAVDCLNKNVFDLVLLDMVIPDMDGYQIMDHINEKKLNTLVIVITGNVSTESAIGALRRGAYDYIRKPFEPEELLLTVKNGLDHRRLKRENDVVNNKLVLSENRYKFLVQNSPDIIYTLDNQGNFTFVSNAVERLLNYTIEQLVGKHYSIIVHEADLEKARWFFAERRTGDRAASGIELRLKVRNGNGRFKHSEAKHLTIELKSNGIYDRPATEKDKAFLGTHGVARDITVRKQLENQLHHAQRMEALGTLAGGISHDFNNLLMGIQGRASLMLMDIDSSHPHFEHLVGIEAYVKSAADLTKQLLGLARGGKYEVKPTDLNNLIKKTSRMFGRTRKEIRIRGKYEQNRFVSEVDEGQMELVLLNLFVNAWQAMPEGGELYLETENVLLDDGFVKPYGLEPGKYAKISVTDTGIGMDKATRERIFDPFFTTKETGRGTGLGLASAYGIIKNHGGIINVHSEKGQGATFNIFLPASEKEVAKEKELTVAIVKGKETILLVDDEDIVIDVSKDLLKKMGYKVLIAKSGQAAVELYEANKDEIDLVILDMIMPDMGGSDTFDRLKEINPKIKVLLASGYSVDGQATKILERGCNSFIQKPFKMMDLSKKIREILDKV